The sequence TCGCGGTCGTGGAGTTTGCCGACCGCAAGATTCTCGAGGAGCTGTCGATCCAGGAGATCGGCGACGAGCTCCGCGGGCTGGCCGAGGCCGAGGCGGGCCCGCAGCTCCTGCTGAATTTCCAGAACGTGGACCACCTGGCGAGCGCGGCGTTGGGCATGCTCATCACGCTGCACAAGAAGGTGCAGGAGCAGAATGGCGCGCTGAAACTGTCGAACATCAACCGGCAGATCTTCCAGGTGTTCCGCATCA comes from Phycisphaerae bacterium and encodes:
- a CDS encoding STAS domain-containing protein, whose protein sequence is MDQPSSHLKIKRAGSVAVVEFADRKILEELSIQEIGDELRGLAEAEAGPQLLLNFQNVDHLASAALGMLITLHKKVQEQNGALKLSNINRQIFQVFRITRLNRVFDIHETAEDALASFGQA